One window of Nicotiana tomentosiformis chromosome 11, ASM39032v3, whole genome shotgun sequence genomic DNA carries:
- the LOC138901192 gene encoding uncharacterized protein, whose translation MTQSRRKSYADRKVRDVAYMVGKKVFLRVAPMNGVMRFGKKGKLSPRNISPFEVLERIGEVAYKLALPPSLSSVHPVFHISMLRKYYGDPSHVLDFSTVQSDGDLAYDVETVAIFDRQIRKLRSNNIA comes from the coding sequence aTGACACAGTCTAGAcggaagagttatgccgatcggaaggttcgtgatgttgcctaCATGGTGGGAAAGAAGGTATTTCTCAGAGTTGCACccatgaatggtgttatgaggttcgggaagaagggaaagttgagtcctCGGAATATtagcccttttgaggtgcttgagagaatTGGAgaagtggcctacaagcttgcattgccacctagtctttctagtgttcacccagtgtttcatatttccatgctccggaagtattatggtgatccgtcacatgttttggatttcagcacagttcagtcaGACGGAGATTTGGCTTATGATGTTGAGACGGTGGCCATTTTTGATCGGcagattcgaaagttgagatcaaataatATAGCTTAA